A genomic window from Meleagris gallopavo isolate NT-WF06-2002-E0010 breed Aviagen turkey brand Nicholas breeding stock chromosome 7 unlocalized genomic scaffold, Turkey_5.1 Chr7_random_7180001951058, whole genome shotgun sequence includes:
- the LOC104915473 gene encoding UDP-glucuronosyltransferase 1-9-like — MMLRLCYPLAAWTFILLIPGLSEGGKLLVVPMVGSHWLSMKEVVQKLAERGHEVVVLKPEVSWQMGEREKHAYTVKTYPVSTKLEDLDNAFKLFLGTFLKSLPFPENLIVPYKNTVHLFKTFYHECRALFSSMETLQYLNQSGFDAVLTDPFFMCGATVANYLSLPFVFFMRGFPCNLHYEAAQCPSPLSYVPRGTSMNSDHMTFFQRVQNTLISLLESFQCNAMYQDAIKFSSEVLQRDITLLDLLNSASIWLLRYDFAFEYPRPVMPNMVFIGGMNCAQKKPLAKVCSFSQITHFQSSVISWLMDG; from the coding sequence ATGATGTTACGGCTTTGCTATCCACTTGCTGCCTGGACTTTTATCCTCCTCATTCCTGGCCTCTCTGAAGGAGGGAAACTCCTGGTGGTGCCCATGGTTGGAAGCCACTGGCTAAGCATGAAGGAAGTAGTTCAGAAGCTCGCCGAGAGGGGACATGAAGTGGTGGTGCTTAAACCAGAAGTAAGCTGGCAGatgggagagagagaaaaacatgcaTACACTGTGAAAACATACCCAGTGTCCACCAAGTTAGAAGATCTGGATAATGCTTTTAAACTGTTCCTTGGTACTTTCCTGAAGAGTTTGCCTTTCCCAGAGAATCTTATAGTACCCTACAAGAACACCGTACACCTTTTCAAAACCTTCTATCATGAGTGCAGAGCACTGTTCAGCAGTATGGAAACACTGCAGTACTTGAATCAAAGTGGTTTTGATGCAGTCCTCACAGATCCCTTTTTTATGTGTGGAGCAACAGTTGCTAATTACCtttcacttccttttgttttcttcatgagAGGATTTCCTTGTAATCTGCATTATGAAGCAGCACAGTGCCCAAGCCCTCTGTCATATGTCCCGAGAGGAACTTCGATGAACTCAGACCACATGACATTTTTCCAGAGAGTGCAAAATACATTGATTTCACTCCTGGAGAGCTTTCAGTGCAACGCCATGTATCAAGATGCAATAAAGTTTTCCTCTGAAGTTCTACAAAGAGACATAACTCTACTGGACCTCCTGAACTCTGCTTCTATTTGGCTATTAAGATATGACTTTGCGTTTGAGTATCCCAGACCAGTGATGCCCAATATGGTGTTCATTGGAGGTATGAACTGTGCTCAGAAGAAACCATTGGCTAAGGTATGTTCATTTTCTCAAATTacacattttcaaagcagtgtaATTTCATGGCTTATGGACGGTTAG